A region of Anopheles merus strain MAF unplaced genomic scaffold, AmerM5.1 LNR4000660, whole genome shotgun sequence DNA encodes the following proteins:
- the LOC121602862 gene encoding probable DNA-directed RNA polymerases I and III subunit RPAC2 has product MNKIHKTHRDENSGESSRTFVFEDEGHTLGNVLKSIICKYPDVNFCGYTVPHPAENKMHFRIQAAKSVRAIDVLRRGLEDLERVCDHTIDTFEAAVAKYQQKESK; this is encoded by the exons ATGAATAAAATTCACAAAA CTCACCGTGATGAAAACTCCGGCGAAAGTTCGCGCACATTCGTGTTCGAGGACGAGGGCCACACGTTGGGCAATGTTCTGAAAAGCATCATCTGCAAATA CCCTGATGTGAACTTTTGTGGCTACACCGTACCCCATCCGGCCGAGAACAAGATGCACTTCCGGATACAGGCCGCCAAAAGTGTTCGTGCAATCGATGTGCTGCGGCGTGGGCTGGAAGATCTGGAGCGGGTGTGCGACCATACGATAGACACCTTCGAGGCGGCAGTAGCGAAGTATCAACAAAAGGAGTCGAAATAG